The following proteins are co-located in the Telopea speciosissima isolate NSW1024214 ecotype Mountain lineage chromosome 9, Tspe_v1, whole genome shotgun sequence genome:
- the LOC122639950 gene encoding protein DETOXIFICATION 40-like: MESSPPPPPQEEEEENLLLLHQPLLQEKPLSSNAHQGNHQLEAVLSDESLSPFKRFRLASLIELKMLFNLAAPALVMYIINYSMSMSSQIFSGHLGNLEYAACSLGNNGIQIFTYGLLLGMGSAVETLCGQAYGAGKYEMLGIYVQRSTVLLMATGIPLMVIYTFSRPILILLGESSTIASAAAVYVYGLIPQIFAYAANFPIQKFLQAQSIVAPSAYISSATLAFHLLMTWLVIFKLGLGLLGASLVLSLSWWIIVVGQFCYIVMSGKCKHTWTGFTFKAFSGLPEFLKLSASSAVMLCLEAWYFQILVLIAGLLKNPELALDSLAVCMTINGCVFMVSVGFNAAASVRVSNELGAGHPKSAAFAVVVVTGLSLLISAVLAAVVMALRHVLSYAFTSGETVAKAVSELCPLLAVTLVLNGVQPVLSGVAVGCGWQTLVAYVNVGCYYVVGIPLGALLGFKFDFGAKGIWSGMIGGTAMQTLILLWITYRTDWNKEVEKAMRRLDVWEDKEETPPK; the protein is encoded by the exons ATGGAGtcctcaccaccaccaccaccccaagaagaagaagaagagaacctccttcttcttcatcaaccaCTCCTTCAAGAAAAGCCACTGTCATCAAATGCTCACCAAGGCAACCACCAACTCGAAGCTGTACTCTCAGACGAAAGCTTGTCACCGTTTAAACGCTTCCGATTAGCTTCCTTGATTGAACTCAAGATGCTCTTCAATCTTGCAGCCCCTGCTCTTGTCATGTACATAATCAACTACTCCATGTCCATGTCTTCCCAGATCTTCTCTGGTCACCTCGGTAACCTCGAGTACGCCGCCTGTTCCCTCGGCAACAACGGCATCCAAATCTTCACTTATGGCCTCCTG CTGGGCATGGGCAGCGCCGTTGAGACACTGTGTGGCCAAGCTTATGGAGCAGGCAAGTACGAAATGCTGGGGATCTATGTGCAGAGATCAACTGTTCTACTCATGGCAACTGGGATTCCACTCATGGTGATCTATACATTCTCAAGGCCCATATTAATCTTACTGGGTGAATCCTCCACCATTGCTTCTGCTGCTGCAGTGTACGTGTATGGATTGATCCCTCAGATATTTGCATACGCTGCCAACTTCCCTATCCAGAAATTCCTGCAGGCACAGAGCATCGTTGCACCTAGTGCCTACATATCATCAGCTACACTTGCATTTCATCTCTTAATGACCTGGTTAGTGATTTTCAAGCTTGGATTGGGTCTTCTTGGTGCTTCTTTGGTGTTAAGCTTGTCATGGTGGATCATTGTGGTGGGTCAGTTCTGTTACATAGTGATGAGTGGTAAGTGTAAGCATACATGGACTGGGTTCACCTTCAAAGCTTTCTCTGGGTTGCCGGAATTCTTGAAATTATCAGCTTCGTCGGCGGTGATGCTTTGCTTGGAAGCTTGGTATTTTCAGATACTTGTTTTGATTGCTGGTTTGCTCAAGAACCCTGAATTGGCTTTGGATTCTCTTGCTGTCTG CATGACAATCAATGGTTGTGTGTTCATGGTTTCTGTTGGATTCAACGCAGCTGCAAg TGTGAGGGTGAGCAATGAGCTTGGAGCGGGACACCCAAAATCGGCAGCATTCGCAGTAGTGGTGGTAACAGGGTTGTCGTTGCTAATATCAGCCGTACTGGCCGCGGTGGTGATGGCGTTACGTCATGTCCTCAGCTATGCTTTCACTAGCGGTGAGACCGTTGCCAAAGCTGTTTCTGAACTCTGCCCACTCCTCGCAGTCACTCTTGTCCTCAACGGTGTTCAACCCGTACTCTCTG GTGTGGCTGTTGGGTGTGGATGGCAGACACTTGTGGCGTATGTTAATGTGGGATGCTATTACGTGGTTGGGATTCCACTTGGGGCTCTTCTGGGCTTTAAGTTCGATTTTGGTGCCAAG GGCATATGGTCAGGGATGATAGGTGGTACAGCAATGCAGACACTTATTTTATTGTGGATTACATATCGGACTGACTGGAACAAAGAG